A portion of the Glycine max cultivar Williams 82 chromosome 10, Glycine_max_v4.0, whole genome shotgun sequence genome contains these proteins:
- the LOC100778621 gene encoding PR5-like receptor kinase isoform X5, whose product MSGVYEFVSLLLFCHLMPLLLAAACPPLLSCGDLGNISFPFTTTERPDCGFLPIRNCEDPLKFKMIQLQNNGEWFRVVLVAQLRNSSIITFQIRDKHLYDLLQNESCEAFRYNYTIPPFFHFAALRIQYHTSLFRCKRSLHVSPPTGMLNYTKCPDYDLYYKHIITADDVSRSSLAACTEVQLPIKDVPDAINPFTFVTADIIIRVDLTDECADCNYRHGGQCKLDSTETFCCVNVVKKGLSLKTKLGIGAAGVVVLLMVLACCFRKNLFRRENPTHRIIEGFLKEHGPLPTARYSYSEVKKLTNSFRKQLGQGGFGSVYKGQLHDGRAVAVKILNKSEGNGEEFINEVASISRTSHVNIVRLLGFCLDSSKRALIYEFMPNGSLDRFIYEEKNPLQVAHQLDCKQLYDIAIGIARGLEYLHRGCNTRILHFDIKPHNILLDEDFCPKISDFGLAKLCPRKESAVSIFGVRGTAGYIAPEIFSRNFGAVSHKSDVYSYGMMVLEMVGMKTNIKAEVSRSSEIYFPQWIYNCIESDQELGLQNIRNESDDKMVRKMIIVGLWCIQTNPSTRPAISKVVEMLDSEVELLQIPPKPCLSSYSTSPVHLSCETL is encoded by the exons ATGAGTGGAGTTTATGAATTTGTATCATTGCTTTTGTTTTGTCACCTTATGCCACTTCTATTGGCGGCGGCGTGTCCACCTCTGCTTTCTTGTGGAGATCTTGGCAATATCAGTTTCCCCTTTACTACAACAGAACGCCCCGACTGTGGCTTTTTACCCATACGGAATTGTGAAGATCCACTCAAGTTCAAAATGATCCAATTACAGAATAATGGAGAATGGTTTCGGGTTGTACTCGTAGCTCAGCTTCGGAACAGTtctatcataacttttcaaattagaGACAAACATCTCTATGACCTTCTGCAGAACGAAAGTTGTGAAGCTTTCAGATACAATTATACTATTCCTCCCTTCTTTCACTTTGCTGCTTTACGTATCCAATACCACACAAGTCTGTTCAGGTGCAAGCGCAGCCTCCATGTCAGCCCTCCCACGGGCATGCTTAATTATACAAAATGCCCCGACTACGATCTCTACTACAAGCACATCATCACGGCTGATGATGTGTCTCGGAGTTCTTTGGCAGCATGTACAGAGGTCCAGCTTCCAATTAAAGACGTGCCTGACGCTATAAACCCATTTACCTTTGTAACTGCAGATATCATCATTCGAGTAGACTTAACTGATGAATGTGCAGATTGCAACTATCGCCATGGAGGGCAGTGTAAACTTGACAGCACAGAGACATTTTGTTGTGTCAATG TTGTAAAGAAAGGGTTGAGCTTGAAGACCAAACTGGGCATAG GGGCTGCTGGAGTTGTTGTTCTGCTGATGGTCTTGGCTTGCTGTTTTAGGAAAAACCTTTTTAGGAGGGAGAACCCAACCCATCGGATTATTGAAGGGTTTTTGAAGGAACATGGGCCCCTTCCTACAGCTAGGTACAGTTATTCAGAGGTTAAGAAACTGACTAATTCTTTTAGAAAGCAATTAGGCCAAGGGGGATTCGGTAGTGTATACAAAGGGCAATTACATGATGGTCGTGCTGTTGCGGTgaagattttaaataaatcagaAGGCAACGGAGAAGAATTCATCAATGAAGTTGCAAGTATTAGCAGGACTTCACATGTCAACATTGTTAGACTATTGGGATTCTGTTTAGATAGTTCTAAACGGGCTCTAATATACGAGTTTATGCCTAATGGATCTCTTGACAGGTttatatatgaagaaaaaaatccaCTACAGGTTGCTCACCAATTGGATTGCAAACAATTGTATGATATTGCAATTGGCATTGCTCGTGGATTAGAGTACTTACACAGAGGTTGCAACACTAGAATCTTGCATTTTGACATAAAACCTCACAATATATTACTAGATGAAGATTTCTGCCCAAAAATATCAGATTTTGGACTTGCAAAACTATGTCCAAGAAAAGAAAGTGCGGTATCAATATTTGGTGTTAGAGGAACCGCTGGCTATATTGCCCCAGAAATTTTTTCCAGGAATTTTGGTGCAGTATCACATAAGTCAGATGTCTACAGTTATGGAATGATGGTCCTGGAAATGGTTGGAATGAAAACTAATATTAAGGCTGAAGTAAGCCGCTCAAGTGAAATATATTTTCCTCAATGGATTTACAATTGTATTGAATCAGATCAAGAACTTGGTctgcaaaatataagaaatGAAAGTGATGACAAAATGGTGAGAAAGATGATAATAGTGGGCTTATGGTGTATACAAACCAACCCTTCAACCCGACCGGCCATTAGTAAAGTGGTGGAAATGCTAGACAGTGAAGTTGAGTTATTACAAATTCCACCTAAACCTTGTTTATCTTCCTATTCAACCTCTCCAGTTCATTTGTCATGTGAGACATTGTAA
- the LOC100778621 gene encoding LEAF RUST 10 DISEASE-RESISTANCEUS RECEPTOR-LIKE PROTEIN KINASE-like 2.4 isoform X4 produces the protein MSGVYEFVSLLLFCHLMPLLLAAACPPLLSCGDLGNISFPFTTTERPDCGFLPIRNCEDPLKFKMIQLQNNGEWFRVVLVAQLRNSSIITFQIRDKHLYDLLQNESCEAFRYNYTIPPFFHFAALRIQYHTSLFRCKRSLHVSPPTGMLNYTKCPDYDLYYKHIITADDVSRSSLAACTEVQLPIKDVPDAINPFTFVTADIIIRVDLTDECADCNYRHGGQCKLDSTETFCCVNVVKKGLSLKTKLGIASVVVGAAGVVVLLMVLACCFRKNLFRRENPTHRIIEGFLKEHGPLPTARYSYSEVKKLTNSFRKQLGQGGFGSVYKGQLHDGRAVAVKILNKSEGNGEEFINEVASISRTSHVNIVRLLGFCLDSSKRALIYEFMPNGSLDRFIYEEKNPLQVAHQLDCKQLYDIAIGIARGLEYLHRGCNTRILHFDIKPHNILLDEDFCPKISDFGLAKLCPRKESAVSIFGVRGTAGYIAPEIFSRNFGAVSHKSDVYSYGMMVLEMVGMKTNIKAEVSRSSEIYFPQWIYNCIESDQELGLQNIRNESDDKMVRKMIIVGLWCIQTNPSTRPAISKVVEMLDSEVELLQIPPKPCLSSYSTSPVHLSCETL, from the exons ATGAGTGGAGTTTATGAATTTGTATCATTGCTTTTGTTTTGTCACCTTATGCCACTTCTATTGGCGGCGGCGTGTCCACCTCTGCTTTCTTGTGGAGATCTTGGCAATATCAGTTTCCCCTTTACTACAACAGAACGCCCCGACTGTGGCTTTTTACCCATACGGAATTGTGAAGATCCACTCAAGTTCAAAATGATCCAATTACAGAATAATGGAGAATGGTTTCGGGTTGTACTCGTAGCTCAGCTTCGGAACAGTtctatcataacttttcaaattagaGACAAACATCTCTATGACCTTCTGCAGAACGAAAGTTGTGAAGCTTTCAGATACAATTATACTATTCCTCCCTTCTTTCACTTTGCTGCTTTACGTATCCAATACCACACAAGTCTGTTCAGGTGCAAGCGCAGCCTCCATGTCAGCCCTCCCACGGGCATGCTTAATTATACAAAATGCCCCGACTACGATCTCTACTACAAGCACATCATCACGGCTGATGATGTGTCTCGGAGTTCTTTGGCAGCATGTACAGAGGTCCAGCTTCCAATTAAAGACGTGCCTGACGCTATAAACCCATTTACCTTTGTAACTGCAGATATCATCATTCGAGTAGACTTAACTGATGAATGTGCAGATTGCAACTATCGCCATGGAGGGCAGTGTAAACTTGACAGCACAGAGACATTTTGTTGTGTCAATG TTGTAAAGAAAGGGTTGAGCTTGAAGACCAAACTGGGCATAG CTTCGGTCGTGGTAGGGGCTGCTGGAGTTGTTGTTCTGCTGATGGTCTTGGCTTGCTGTTTTAGGAAAAACCTTTTTAGGAGGGAGAACCCAACCCATCGGATTATTGAAGGGTTTTTGAAGGAACATGGGCCCCTTCCTACAGCTAGGTACAGTTATTCAGAGGTTAAGAAACTGACTAATTCTTTTAGAAAGCAATTAGGCCAAGGGGGATTCGGTAGTGTATACAAAGGGCAATTACATGATGGTCGTGCTGTTGCGGTgaagattttaaataaatcagaAGGCAACGGAGAAGAATTCATCAATGAAGTTGCAAGTATTAGCAGGACTTCACATGTCAACATTGTTAGACTATTGGGATTCTGTTTAGATAGTTCTAAACGGGCTCTAATATACGAGTTTATGCCTAATGGATCTCTTGACAGGTttatatatgaagaaaaaaatccaCTACAGGTTGCTCACCAATTGGATTGCAAACAATTGTATGATATTGCAATTGGCATTGCTCGTGGATTAGAGTACTTACACAGAGGTTGCAACACTAGAATCTTGCATTTTGACATAAAACCTCACAATATATTACTAGATGAAGATTTCTGCCCAAAAATATCAGATTTTGGACTTGCAAAACTATGTCCAAGAAAAGAAAGTGCGGTATCAATATTTGGTGTTAGAGGAACCGCTGGCTATATTGCCCCAGAAATTTTTTCCAGGAATTTTGGTGCAGTATCACATAAGTCAGATGTCTACAGTTATGGAATGATGGTCCTGGAAATGGTTGGAATGAAAACTAATATTAAGGCTGAAGTAAGCCGCTCAAGTGAAATATATTTTCCTCAATGGATTTACAATTGTATTGAATCAGATCAAGAACTTGGTctgcaaaatataagaaatGAAAGTGATGACAAAATGGTGAGAAAGATGATAATAGTGGGCTTATGGTGTATACAAACCAACCCTTCAACCCGACCGGCCATTAGTAAAGTGGTGGAAATGCTAGACAGTGAAGTTGAGTTATTACAAATTCCACCTAAACCTTGTTTATCTTCCTATTCAACCTCTCCAGTTCATTTGTCATGTGAGACATTGTAA